In Halarcobacter mediterraneus, the following proteins share a genomic window:
- a CDS encoding FtsW/RodA/SpoVE family cell cycle protein, whose protein sequence is MRLFDKRIISHFDYLMIIFILPLVLLSYNLISETNRILANKQLIYFTVALIVFCIVFILPIRRNIRLIPILYWLGIFLLLAVEFWGVTKLGAKRWLSIPLINMTIQPSELFKPVFILMLGHLIHNKPPSDDGYNFKDFLYFSFYIVLPFVLIAKEPDLGTALVLLLVGYGILFIIGVNWRIWTGIFITIAIASPFIYTNLIKDYQKKRIKDFLSEKPSYQVQQSIIAIGNGGLVGKDSDEATQTQLKFLPIATSDFIFAYFVERYGFLGAIGLIFVYGLLIYHLLSFNYYFYDDFVIRSFASGLGLLIFLNMSINILMVIGYAPVVGLPLPLFSYGGSSFINFIALFAILENLLAFRYMDMYNFERRL, encoded by the coding sequence ATGCGTTTATTTGACAAAAGAATTATTTCACATTTTGATTATTTAATGATTATATTCATACTTCCATTAGTATTGTTATCTTATAACCTTATAAGTGAAACAAATCGTATATTAGCGAATAAACAATTAATTTATTTTACAGTTGCACTTATAGTATTTTGTATAGTTTTTATTTTACCTATTAGAAGAAATATTAGACTTATTCCTATTTTATATTGGTTGGGGATTTTTCTTTTATTAGCTGTTGAATTTTGGGGTGTGACGAAACTTGGTGCAAAAAGATGGTTAAGTATACCACTTATAAATATGACAATTCAGCCAAGTGAACTTTTTAAACCTGTTTTTATTTTAATGTTAGGACATTTAATTCATAATAAGCCTCCAAGTGATGATGGATATAATTTTAAAGATTTTCTTTATTTCTCATTTTATATAGTTTTACCTTTTGTATTAATTGCAAAGGAACCTGATTTAGGAACGGCATTGGTTCTTTTATTAGTTGGATATGGAATTTTATTTATTATTGGAGTAAATTGGAGAATTTGGACTGGTATTTTTATTACTATTGCAATTGCTTCACCTTTTATTTACACAAATTTAATTAAAGATTATCAAAAGAAAAGAATAAAAGATTTTTTATCTGAAAAGCCAAGTTATCAAGTTCAACAATCAATTATTGCAATAGGAAATGGTGGCTTAGTAGGAAAAGATTCTGATGAAGCAACACAAACTCAATTAAAGTTTTTACCAATTGCTACAAGTGATTTTATATTTGCATATTTTGTAGAAAGATATGGTTTCTTAGGTGCTATAGGTTTAATTTTTGTCTATGGCTTACTTATTTATCATCTTCTTTCCTTTAATTATTATTTTTATGATGATTTTGTAATTCGTTCTTTTGCCTCCGGTTTAGGTTTATTGATATTTCTAAATATGAGTATTAATATACTTATGGTTATAGGATATGCACCTGTTGTTGGACTTCCTTTACCACTTTTTTCATATGGTGGAAGTTCCTTTATTAACTTTATTGCATTATTTGCGATATTAGAAAATTTATTAGCATTTAGATACATGGATATGTATAATTTTGAAAGGCGATTATAA
- the speB gene encoding agmatinase, producing MQAQNNCFIGFEDDFTQAKAVLFGAPFDGTTSFKPGARFAPNAMREDSWAIESYSPYFDKDLEDLELFDYGNLELPFGDKKNALRMIQDLTQEIIEANKIPIMIGGEHLVSLAPVKALSKKYKNLQIIHFDAHTDLRNDYLGEALSHATVLRRIYDQVGDGNVNQFCIRSGLKEEFEWAKKHTHLEKFTYNTLESCVRRLKEKPVYITIDLDVLDPSVFPGTGTPEPGGISFHQMMEIIKILSKLENVVGMDIVELSPKFDASGVSTAVACKTLRELVLATVK from the coding sequence ATGCAAGCACAGAATAATTGTTTTATAGGTTTTGAAGATGATTTTACTCAAGCTAAAGCTGTTTTATTTGGAGCTCCTTTTGATGGAACTACTTCTTTTAAACCAGGCGCAAGGTTTGCTCCTAATGCTATGAGAGAAGACTCTTGGGCAATTGAAAGTTACAGTCCATATTTTGATAAAGATTTAGAAGATTTAGAATTATTTGATTATGGTAATTTAGAACTTCCTTTTGGAGACAAAAAAAATGCTTTACGAATGATTCAAGATTTAACACAAGAAATTATTGAAGCAAATAAAATACCAATTATGATAGGAGGAGAGCATTTAGTATCCCTCGCTCCTGTAAAAGCTTTAAGTAAAAAATATAAGAATCTACAAATTATTCACTTTGATGCCCATACTGATTTAAGAAATGATTACTTGGGAGAAGCCTTAAGTCATGCTACTGTTTTAAGAAGAATTTATGACCAAGTAGGTGATGGAAATGTAAATCAATTTTGTATAAGAAGTGGATTAAAAGAAGAGTTTGAATGGGCTAAAAAACATACTCATTTAGAAAAGTTTACTTATAATACTTTAGAATCTTGTGTAAGAAGATTAAAAGAAAAACCAGTATATATCACAATTGATTTAGATGTATTAGACCCTTCAGTTTTCCCTGGAACAGGTACTCCAGAACCAGGTGGAATTTCATTTCATCAAATGATGGAAATCATAAAAATTTTAAGTAAACTAGAAAATGTAGTGGGAATGGATATTGTTGAATTAAGTCCTAAGTTTGATGCTAGTGGTGTTTCAACAGCAGTTGCCTGTAAAACTTTAAGAGAATTGGTTTTAGCAACAGTAAAATAA
- a CDS encoding SOS response-associated peptidase has product MKIKSWSNYLPGRLAIFDDKSFKNDVKELISNDMIRIINKKYNIPPTLPIPTLLNNGNYLYAHFGYLPSWAKDKKSMNINARSESIFEKVTFRESYKYRRCIIPINGFFEWEIEDKEKTPYFVKDKEQDYLAIAGIWDEYFDNELNMNIVTVALITCDANEKLGKIHHRMPIVLEKKDFKIWLYSESLKETNSLFKVYPSEKLELYKVTQDVNKVLFDEKSCIERVEKIKKGQQTLF; this is encoded by the coding sequence ATGAAAATAAAATCTTGGAGTAATTATTTGCCTGGTCGCTTAGCTATATTTGATGATAAATCTTTTAAGAATGATGTTAAAGAATTAATATCAAACGATATGATAAGAATTATAAATAAAAAGTATAATATTCCACCTACTTTACCAATTCCTACTTTACTAAATAATGGTAATTATTTATATGCTCATTTTGGATATCTTCCTTCTTGGGCTAAAGATAAAAAAAGTATGAATATAAATGCTAGAAGTGAATCAATATTTGAAAAAGTAACCTTTAGAGAATCCTATAAATATAGAAGATGTATTATTCCTATTAATGGTTTTTTCGAATGGGAAATAGAAGATAAAGAAAAAACTCCTTATTTTGTAAAAGATAAAGAGCAAGATTATTTAGCTATTGCTGGGATTTGGGATGAATACTTTGATAATGAATTAAATATGAATATAGTTACCGTTGCTTTGATTACTTGTGATGCAAATGAAAAACTAGGGAAAATTCATCATCGTATGCCAATTGTTTTAGAAAAAAAAGACTTTAAAATTTGGCTTTATAGCGAAAGTCTAAAAGAGACAAATTCACTTTTCAAAGTTTATCCAAGTGAGAAATTAGAACTTTATAAAGTTACCCAAGATGTAAATAAAGTTCTTTTTGATGAGAAATCTTGCATTGAAAGAGTTGAAAAAATCAAAAAAGGACAGCAAACTCTTTTTTAG